From Callospermophilus lateralis isolate mCalLat2 chromosome 5, mCalLat2.hap1, whole genome shotgun sequence, a single genomic window includes:
- the Prlr gene encoding prolactin receptor isoform X1 yields MKDNVASTVVFMLLLFLNIRLLNGESPPGKPTIFKCRSPEKETFTCWWSPGTDGGLPTNYTLTYHKEGETITHECPDYKTSGPNSCYFSKKHTSIWTIYIMTVNATNKMGSSTSDPRYVDVTYIVEPDPPENLTLEVKQPEDRKPYLWIKWFPPSLVDVRSGWLTLQYEIRLKPEKAAEWETHFAGQQTQFKILSLYPGQKYLVQVRCKPDHGFWSKWSQESSIQIPSDFTMKDTTVWIFVAVLSAVICLIMVWAVALKGYSMMTCIFPPVPGPKIKGFDAHLLEKGKSEELLSALGCQDFPPTSDCEDLLVEFLEVDDSEDQQLMPAHSKEHPGQGVKPSHLDPDNDSGRGSCDSPSLLSEKCEEPRANPPTFHTPKVIEQPENPKTNIPFTCDPHSISMEGKIQYYHAGGSKSSTWPLPQAAQHNPKSPYHSIDDMCKLAVDPAGALAMLLDKAGKDALQSSKTIETGGEEKEDKQKEMERFHSKTEQGTAWLLPQEKAHFISAKPLDYVEIHKVNKDGALSLLPKQKENSDQTEKPGALETSKEYAKVSRVMDNNILVLVPDPRAQSVALFEASAKEAPPSYQQNQAEKDLACFTATPSNCRHPQGGLDYLDPACFMHSFH; encoded by the exons ATGAAGGATAATGTGGCATCCACAGTTGTTTTCATGCTGCTGCTTTTTCTCAACATCAGACTGCTGAATG GAGAGTCACCTCCtggaaaacctactatctttaaaTGTCGTTCTCCTGAGAAGGAAACATTCACCTGCTGGTGGAGTCCTGGGACAGACGGAGGACTGCCTACCAATTACACACTGACTTACCACAAGGAAGG AGAGACCATCACCCATGAATGTCCAGACTACAAAACCAGTGGCCCCAACTCCTGTTACTTTAGCAAAAAGCACACCTCTATATGGACAATATACATCATGACAGTAAATGCCACCAACAAGATGGGAAGCAGTACCTCGGATCCACGCTATGTGGATGTGACTTATATAG TTGAACCAGACCCTCCTGAGAACCTGACATTGGAAGTAAAACAGCCAGAAGACAGAAAACCATATCTGTGGATAAAGTGGTTCCCACCCAGCCTGGTTGACGTAAGATCTGGTTGGCTCACGCTACAGTACGAAATTCGATTAAAACCTGAGAAAGCAGCTGAGTGGGAG ACCCATTTTGCAGGGCAACAGACACAATTTAAGATTCTCAGCTTATATCCAGGACAGAAATACCTTGTCCAGGTTCGCTGCAAACCAGATCATGGATTCTGGAGTAAGTGGAGTCAAGAGAGCTCCATTCAGATACCCAGTG ACTTCACCATGAAAGACACAACGGTTTGGATCTTTGTGGCTGTTCTTTCTGCTGTCATCTGTTTGATTATGGTCTGGGCAGTGGCTTTGAAGGGCTATAG CATGATGACCTGCATCTTTCCACCAGTTCCTGGgccaaaaataaaaggatttgatGCTCATCTGTTGGAG AAGGGCAAGTCTGAAGAACTCCTGAGTGCCTTGGGATGCCAAGACTTTCCCCCCACTTCTGACTGTGAGGACTTGCTGGTGGAGTTTTTAGAAGTAGATGACAGTGAAGACCAGCAGCTAATGCCAGCACATTCGAAAGAACACCCAGGTCAAGGTGTGAAACCCTCACACCTAGATCCTGACAATGACTCTGGCCGGGGAAGCTGTGACAGCCCTTCCCTTTTGTCTGAAAAGTGTGAGGAACCCCGGGCCAATCCCCCAACTTTCCACACTCCTAAGGTCATTGAGCAGCCTGAGAATCCCAAAACAAATATTCCCTTCACCTGTGACCCCCACAGCATAAGTATGGAAGGCAAAATCCAATACTATCATGCTGGTGGATCCAAATCTTCAACCTGGCCCTTACCACAGGCTGCCCAGCACAACCCCAAGTCTCCTTACCACAGCATTGATGATATGTGTAAACTGGCTGTGGACCCTGCAGGTGCACTGGCCATGTTGTTGGACAAAGCAGGCAAAGATGCTTTACAATCCTCTAAAACCATTGAGACTggaggggaggaaaaggaagaCAAGCAGAAGGAGATGGAAAGGTTCCATTCCAAGACTGAGCAAGGCACAGCCTGGCTGCTGCCCCAGGAAAAAGCCCACTTTATCTCTGCTAAACCCCTGGATTATGTGGAGATTCACAAGGTCAACAAAGACGGAGCACTGTCATTGCTGCCAAAACAGAAAGAGAACAGTGACCAGACAGAGAAGCCCGGGGCTCTTGAAACCAGTAAGGAGTATGCCAAAGTTTCCAGGGTTATGGATAACAACATCCTGGTGTTAGTGCCGGACCCACGTGCTCAAAGCGTGGCTTTGTTTGAAGCATCGGCCAAGGAAGCTCCGCCATCATATCAACAGAATCAAGCTGAGAAAGACCTGGCCTGCTTCACAGCAACACCAAGCAACTGCAGACACCCCCAGGGGGGGCTGGATTACCTGGATCCTGCATGCTTCATGCACTCCTTTCATTGA
- the Prlr gene encoding prolactin receptor isoform X2 gives MKDNVASTVVFMLLLFLNIRLLNVEPDPPENLTLEVKQPEDRKPYLWIKWFPPSLVDVRSGWLTLQYEIRLKPEKAAEWETHFAGQQTQFKILSLYPGQKYLVQVRCKPDHGFWSKWSQESSIQIPSDFTMKDTTVWIFVAVLSAVICLIMVWAVALKGYSMMTCIFPPVPGPKIKGFDAHLLEKGKSEELLSALGCQDFPPTSDCEDLLVEFLEVDDSEDQQLMPAHSKEHPGQGVKPSHLDPDNDSGRGSCDSPSLLSEKCEEPRANPPTFHTPKVIEQPENPKTNIPFTCDPHSISMEGKIQYYHAGGSKSSTWPLPQAAQHNPKSPYHSIDDMCKLAVDPAGALAMLLDKAGKDALQSSKTIETGGEEKEDKQKEMERFHSKTEQGTAWLLPQEKAHFISAKPLDYVEIHKVNKDGALSLLPKQKENSDQTEKPGALETSKEYAKVSRVMDNNILVLVPDPRAQSVALFEASAKEAPPSYQQNQAEKDLACFTATPSNCRHPQGGLDYLDPACFMHSFH, from the exons ATGAAGGATAATGTGGCATCCACAGTTGTTTTCATGCTGCTGCTTTTTCTCAACATCAGACTGCTGAATG TTGAACCAGACCCTCCTGAGAACCTGACATTGGAAGTAAAACAGCCAGAAGACAGAAAACCATATCTGTGGATAAAGTGGTTCCCACCCAGCCTGGTTGACGTAAGATCTGGTTGGCTCACGCTACAGTACGAAATTCGATTAAAACCTGAGAAAGCAGCTGAGTGGGAG ACCCATTTTGCAGGGCAACAGACACAATTTAAGATTCTCAGCTTATATCCAGGACAGAAATACCTTGTCCAGGTTCGCTGCAAACCAGATCATGGATTCTGGAGTAAGTGGAGTCAAGAGAGCTCCATTCAGATACCCAGTG ACTTCACCATGAAAGACACAACGGTTTGGATCTTTGTGGCTGTTCTTTCTGCTGTCATCTGTTTGATTATGGTCTGGGCAGTGGCTTTGAAGGGCTATAG CATGATGACCTGCATCTTTCCACCAGTTCCTGGgccaaaaataaaaggatttgatGCTCATCTGTTGGAG AAGGGCAAGTCTGAAGAACTCCTGAGTGCCTTGGGATGCCAAGACTTTCCCCCCACTTCTGACTGTGAGGACTTGCTGGTGGAGTTTTTAGAAGTAGATGACAGTGAAGACCAGCAGCTAATGCCAGCACATTCGAAAGAACACCCAGGTCAAGGTGTGAAACCCTCACACCTAGATCCTGACAATGACTCTGGCCGGGGAAGCTGTGACAGCCCTTCCCTTTTGTCTGAAAAGTGTGAGGAACCCCGGGCCAATCCCCCAACTTTCCACACTCCTAAGGTCATTGAGCAGCCTGAGAATCCCAAAACAAATATTCCCTTCACCTGTGACCCCCACAGCATAAGTATGGAAGGCAAAATCCAATACTATCATGCTGGTGGATCCAAATCTTCAACCTGGCCCTTACCACAGGCTGCCCAGCACAACCCCAAGTCTCCTTACCACAGCATTGATGATATGTGTAAACTGGCTGTGGACCCTGCAGGTGCACTGGCCATGTTGTTGGACAAAGCAGGCAAAGATGCTTTACAATCCTCTAAAACCATTGAGACTggaggggaggaaaaggaagaCAAGCAGAAGGAGATGGAAAGGTTCCATTCCAAGACTGAGCAAGGCACAGCCTGGCTGCTGCCCCAGGAAAAAGCCCACTTTATCTCTGCTAAACCCCTGGATTATGTGGAGATTCACAAGGTCAACAAAGACGGAGCACTGTCATTGCTGCCAAAACAGAAAGAGAACAGTGACCAGACAGAGAAGCCCGGGGCTCTTGAAACCAGTAAGGAGTATGCCAAAGTTTCCAGGGTTATGGATAACAACATCCTGGTGTTAGTGCCGGACCCACGTGCTCAAAGCGTGGCTTTGTTTGAAGCATCGGCCAAGGAAGCTCCGCCATCATATCAACAGAATCAAGCTGAGAAAGACCTGGCCTGCTTCACAGCAACACCAAGCAACTGCAGACACCCCCAGGGGGGGCTGGATTACCTGGATCCTGCATGCTTCATGCACTCCTTTCATTGA